The DNA segment CACAGCTGGAAGAAGCGTCCCTTCTCTGAGCACGCAAAAGCTTTTTCCGTGTAatcttttttaaacacagtaaatgggatgcatgcatgcatgcatgcatgaatttatagacgATATAGGAGCATGAATAAAAGCAATTTTAACTATCtatgggataatgattatcaattttacttaatatgatggtatgcaatagattaAACATCAATATTCtacaataaccaaattaatggctgtttggaacaaggaaaagcaaactctgtacactatgaATCTGCTGTGCAgattgagactgctttttaaacaagttaaaagatggacagccagcagatttttttcaacatgaaacacagaacaacaatcattcaaacaacaaaacaaaaacaaacatgaattgacagacatatggacaatttggtgcaccaaaaacagacaatagacagggaatagaacttgatgtctcaaagggacccagatatcctaaccagagctaagaatatctccataggagccagagaggaagcaggacgtctcccgttttccttctgtccctagaagagctctgaaatagcttattttcattttttctcttttttgctaaaagatcccaaacaggggataactgcttttctgaaacttattttctctctctcatgttcagactctaattctttatctccttcttctgggaattctgccagagaagggagaggaggcacagtggttgcttctgatagttactcctctttccctgagagctatctttaagcctttgatgaaggctgcctctttagtcaaagtcctcgagaggagggtaaattgacttttttgattttcattctttATGTTATCTTTTGAATCactatattttggtttctttttcttttctctttttatctcttcctttacttatttttctgcgcgctccttccttttcatttctgtttctgacatgctttcctggtgctcctgcaaaagtcactgcccttccttaacagctggttcacatttcttgtcctgaatACAAGCCTTAATCAACTTCCATAATGGCCTTGTTCCTGCTTtcactctcccttcctctctcgcTATATCTCTCCCTAATTTTTCCCAACTAGGTAGCGTCAGCGACCCAGTGGGGGGCAAACCAAGGAGCGAGTCTGTCTATCTCTTTTAAGAACCCGCTCACTGTACTTTCAGAAATCTTTAAACCTCGTTCTTTGAGCAAGGCTTGCATCGGCCCCACTAACAGCGTAGACTGGCCGGTACCCATACTCGTCCTGGACTGAAGCATCCTTGAGATACTCACTTATCTACatgaggttcttagccccaaggtcgatccacGAGTTTTATCTACACTCGTTTTATGATCTTTTGTATCTGCCTAGCtattcccagcagatacactcgtgtCCAGGGCAATGAAAATTAAGGCAATGGCATAATATCAAggtaagaaagcaagcaagcaacacaaccccagcaacaattaccGGATCTATTCCGAAAGAAAGCATATGTCTCAGAGacttatattaatttcttttacttacgcagtaccaccgttccccagcttaAGAGTTCTGAATCCGTGCAGtcgaatccttctcaacagtctgtattGCGGGAATACTtcattaaccgctccttccccgtgatgcagttctgaatcctccctgtaacaggggggtctttgctcatgcctgaagatgtttcttttcctgggtttcggcaccacttgtgaGTGCCCTACTCGCCAGCAAGgaagatgccacaacaggatccttctgcacatgtttattgggagagcttgactgcagaggcgaagaccccgagccccagaactggcactgcttatataggcctaggagaggcgtgtctacacccgattggttatgctttcagtacctcatttacatgccctGGGCCAGGCAATGACTCAGcaaaaactctactgcacatgcgcacattggttgtttacccaaacttatgggtggtggccagAGGTAGCCAGCACAACCTTGTAAtggcgtatgtggcttcccacatctcttcAGTACTTCCCTTTTCTTCAGGTGTTTGCTTTTGGATCAGGTGTAATTAGTCGGGGCCAGCTTGGAATTCATCACgttgaccaggctggtttcaGTGGCAATACTTCTGGCTCTGCCAATCAGAGCTGGGGGATTACAGGAATTTGCTACAATGGCTGGCTCCTCCCTCTCATTTGTATTTTTGAAGAAGGGGATGGAGTTATGGAGTTcacctttggtatcaccttcctATTTACAACCCGGATttcctgtgagtttgaagctttccttcccaattaaaagtggtttttgtttgttttttggctgttggtttttgttgttgttttgggggttttgtttttgttttatctttttttttaagacttatctatgtatgtgagtacactgtagctgtcttcagatacaccagaaaagggcatcagatcccactacagatggttgtgagccaccatgtggttgctgggaattgaactcaagacctctggaagagcagtccgtgctcttaaccactgagccgtctctccaacccttggttgtttttaaaggcagggtTTCACTACTTAGTCTTGCAGAGAAcggcctgcctccaccttccaagtccagggattaaaggtgtgcacccacTCAACtagcttattatttttaattctgtgtgtttggttgttttgcctgcaccAGTCAGTGTACCATGTGTTCCTGGAGActgtagaggtcagaaaagggcatccaatgccctggcactggagttacagatggttggaagCTAccttgtggatgctaggaatcaaacggaTCCTCTGCACAAgaggccagtgctcttagccgctgggccatctctccagccccctccccctgagagacacacacagagaactgcaggtttcaaagaagaaataagcaaATTTGTTGTTGGGAGGAGGGCGGGGAGGGGGTCTTGTCCACCCTGCCTATCACCAGCAGGGTGGGAACCTAGGGTCTATAGAAAAGGCAGTAGTGGGTACAGGGCCCGTGCTGTCCAATATAGACTAATTCAATATAGATACTTTGTATAAAAGCCATTTGTCCTCCTTTGTCCTCTTGCTGTCTGGCTGGGGGGCTTTGGGAGATGAAGCTGGCAGGCTGAGCTgggacacagagacaccctgtggTCCCCATGTTCCAGCTGTCCCCTTGTGACATCATTTTGGGTCCTTCGTGGGGGCATAGCAGAGCTCTAAGGGCCTGGACACCTTCCAGAACTTCTCGTTTACAAGCTCCAAGGTCAGTGATCCATTCAGCGtctagggatggagagagagaggcagggggagggaagttAAAAGAGGAAACGGACAAGAGGAAAAAGGGGGGGGcgggagaaagggaaaaaaaccctgaaaaccaGTGAGGGTGTGGCTCAACAGAAGCCCCCAGAGAGGGACAGAGCAGGGGCTGAGACGGGTCACCACCCTGGCTCTCTGTTACCATCAGATGCTCACCGTGAACGCTCCGCCCCCAGGAGCGATGTAGATGGTGTACTGCTTTTCGCTGACACCTTCCAGGCTGGGGAGCGCAGGCTCCTCAGGACCTTCGCCTCCTCCGGCAACGCCTCTCTCCCCACCACCCCCATCAGGTCCGCCTGTGTCCGAAGCACCCCCACCAGGCCCTCCGGGCTCTGCGGtttcctgctgctgcctcctctcCAGGGCAATGCGCAGGGCCAGGTACTTGGAGAGATGATCCACTGTGGCATTCCCAGTAGTCTTCACGTAcctgggggtggagggggcaAGAGTCCTTGAGTGCACAGCCTTCTCCAAAAGTTctggctgggggcggggggcactcaggtaccccaggctagcctctaccttgctatgtagctgaagatgaccttcgacttctcatccccctgcctctgggaATGACAGGTGTACACTACCACCCTTGGCTTATATGTTGCTGGGGAGCAAACTCAGGGACTCATGCAAGCATGCTTGACAGACACCCTACTGACTGAACTATACCCCCAGGCCCGAAGCCCCCTTCTGacgcggatttctgagctcgagttTCCAGGTGGTCTGGCTTTGCAAAGGCAGGGCTCCTCACCGAGTCTGGCAGTACTCTCCTTTCTCCACAAGCAGGGGATGGGGCCGGAACACAAGCTCAATCTCTCCACCGGGCTCTGGAGGGCTGGGGGCCCCAGGAGGGCTTGGGGGCCCCAGGGTTCCCCCTCCCAGGGTGCCGCCCCGGTCACCAGAGTCTTCAGAACCGGCACCCCCGCAAGCCCCACCAGCAGCCCCACCCCCTGTCCCTACACTGCTGGCCCCTGCACCCGCTCCGCGGGGTCGCTTGGGAGCAGGGCCTGGAGCAGAGTCTGGGGCGGAGTCAGAGCTTACATCCTctccatccccttctccctccccaggTTCTCCTTCCCCCCCACTCATTGTGGCGGTCTGATCAGATCCAGGCATCGGCCGCCTCACACGCTGGGCCCTGCAGAAACAAACACTCCAGGTTACAAAGAGCAGGATTCAAGCCCTTAGTGTTAAACTTCAGGGGGATCCCCCCCAGGCCATGGCCCTACTAGTGAGGCTTCCTGCTTCTATCTGATGGCTGGAGACACAGGCCTAAAGAGGGCTGGCAGAGGTTAGCTTGTTTGAGAACAGACACTTGCCCTCAAATCCCAACGTCAGCTGCACGGTCGCCACCTGGCAGCTCGAATGCAGACTATCAGGCCCGTACTCCAGACAAGACCCATGGGTAACAAGGTCTCTGGTTCTCCACACCTGTGCATGGCCTGCATCCGGAGCCCTTCCTCGATACTGGAGCTCAGCGCCTGCTGGTTGTGCAGGCGGCTGAGGCGGATGAGCACCCGGTCCTGATGGGCCTCATATTCCTCCCGGCTAGGGTAGATTTTGGAGATCAGGGCGTCGAAGTTGGGGTCCGGCCGTAGGGACCGCTTGGATACCAGCTTTTTCCGGCAGGTAGGGCACTCCTTGTTCCTGGGTGTGGGAGGAAGGGAGCTCTGTAGGGCCAACTCCCATCATGGATGCCCAGGCTGACCCGCCTGGCCCCATGGCAGACATGTTCCTCCTGTTACCCGCTCCGCAGGGCGGTGACGATGCAGTCCGAGCAGAACCTATGCAGGCACTCCTTGGTGGTCATTGTGTTCTTCAGCATGTCCAGGCAGATGGGACACATGAGCTCAGAATGCAGTGACCGAGGCGAAACCGCAATCTCTGTACCATCCATGATGGCTTCCTGGGTCATCAGAAGGTGGCAGTGGGTTGGGGGAAGGGGACTTTAGAGGCAAGCTTTGAGAAAGGTAAGAACCTGGACAGCCATGCTGACCAAACTGATGGGAATTCTGGGATGGAGGAGACCAATGACTTGGAGATTACCAGAACAGAAGGGATGAGGGCCCATTTACAAGGAGTTTTGAAACAGAAAGGCCAGGGTTTGTTGAGAGGACTAGGGCTGGGAATGGCACAGATCTATGGGTTGGAGGATATTTATGCTACAGActtcttcattttttgtttgctgttttcaagacagggtctccatATGCATGCATTCCTGGCAGGCCTCTaagcaggctgacctcaaacttaagagatccacctgtcctGGCTtcaggagtgctggggttaaaggccttCGCCATCACATCCGGCCTCAACAGGCTTTCTTAAAACTCTAAAGAGCAAGACTACCTAGACTAGAAGTTCAGGGTGTCTGTCAAACAGATTCCGATGTCGTCCCAGCGCACGTGAGTCAGAAAACTGGAGAGGGAATTATATTTAAGCTCGCAGgatgaatatatgtgtacattgACATGTGGCTGTTGAGATGGGACAGGGCCGGGACGGTAAGTTCTGTTTACCGTGCTTCAATTAAAACGGTGATATCTGCTGTACCTCGCTGCCATGGCCACTTTGAGGGGTTAAATCGGATCAAATGAGGTAGGTGTTTTAGTGCTTTGAGAAGATAAAAGGTGATTCAAAGACAGAGTCGGGCCAAGAGTAGTGTGGCGGGGAGGGAGAGGGCTGGTGGGAGGGGATAAGCTGGGGCTGGAAGATCCCTGTCACCTGCGGGGTCCGGTGCAGCTCATAGAGACTCAGTTCCCACGTTTTGCTGGCATTCTGTGCATTCGCCGGCGTCGTCATGGTGACGGGGCATAGACCCTCCCCCTCCAAGCGGGGCTCCGCTGAGAGAGGTCTgcggaagggggtggggggagacgcTGTCGGGGCCGCCCCTCTGCAGACCCCGCCCCATGACCCTGGGCGTGCGCCCCGCGGCCCCTCACCCAGCTCCGGCCTTCGCGCTGCCCTGCTGCGGGCCTCTCCCCAGGAACCCCGGGGCTCCGCTGCCCTGGTCCGCTCGGTCCGCAGCTGCCACTCACGCCGCAACCCTTGCTgccaccgccaccgccgccaTGGCCCGGGCGCCGAGGCTCGACGTCACTTCCGCCCTCCCTGTATCCCACCCCGCGACGGAGACGTCACCGCCCTCGCGCGCCACGCGCGCCGTGGAACCGGGTTCCCCCTCCCCCGCCGGGCGCGCGGTGAGCCGGCCCGGTGGGTGCTGGTGCATGTGGAGAGCCCGAGGGCGGAGGATCCCCTCCGTGGCGCTGATCCCCAACTTCTCTCAAGCCGGGCCTGAGAACCCCGGAAAGCCGGCCGCAGCTGCACCTCTGCTGCTGGGTGCGCGCCCTGAGATCCTAGGGCTGCGGCGGGGTCCCGGGTGTCCGGGGACCGTCCCGCGCTCCGCCCGGCCTCTCCCCCTCGAGGTTTGGGGGCGGCGGCTCGGGACGTCCAGACGCAACTCTCGGCCGGAGCCAGAGACTCGAGAATTGCGTTTGGACAATCAGGAGCCGCGGCCCGGGACGGGGAGAGAAGCGCACCGGAGGCACCGGGGATAGAGACGCCGCGCGGAAGCGGGGACACCAGATGGGGCGGGCCCCTGGGGGGAGTCGGGGAGCACACGAGTGAATGTCTGGCGTGGGAAAGTAGGCAAAGCCACTCCGGGACTCGGAGTGAAGGAAGCGGacgagaaggagagagaaggagcagGGCCATACCGGTTGAGAGCCGGTTCAGAGTCGGGAATAAGGGGCACAGAGGAAGAGACCGTGATGGGTATTCGTCCCCCCCGCCAGCCTGTGCAGCGGCTGCCAAGGGGTGTCCTATCTCTGGGACAAGTTAGCAGTGGGTCCCCTCGCCCCCCAACCCAGTTACCCCCTACTTCCCTGTTCTCTCCTTCAGTCCGTGGCCAGTCCTTATGTGGGCACCAGAGTCGATTAGCAAggaccccctccccttcctcctcctcccagccccctccTTCTGCTCTCCTCCAGCCCCTTTCATCGGCTAGTCCATTCCCCTAATCCTGGCCCCCTCCCCTAATCCCCCCCATCCGACCCCAGGCCGGCTGCAGCTATTGTAaggtggagagaagggagg comes from the Mus musculus strain NOD/ShiLtJ chromosome 17 genomic scaffold, GRCm38.p6 alternate locus group NOD/ShiLtJ MMCHR17_CHO_IDD1 genome and includes:
- the Ring1 gene encoding E3 ubiquitin-protein ligase RING1 (The RefSeq protein has 1 substitution compared to this genomic sequence) → MTTPANAQNASKTWELSLYELHRTPQEAIMDGTEIAVSPRSLHSELMCPICLDMLKNTMTTKECLHRFCSDCIVTALRSGNKECPTCRKKLVSKRSLRPDPNFDALISKIYPSREEYEAHQDRVLIRLSRLHNQQALSSSIEEGLRMQAMHRAQRVRRPMPGSDQTATMSGGEGEPGEGEGDGEDVSSDSAPDSAPGPAPKRPRGAGAGASSVGTGGGAAGGACGGAGSEDSGDRGGTLGGGTLGPPSPPGAPSPPEPGGEIELVFRPHPLLVEKGEYCQTRYVKTTGNATVDHLSKYLALRIALERRQQQETTEPGGPGGGASDTGGPDGGGGERGVAGGGEGPEEPALPSLEGVSEKQYTIYIAPGGGAFTTLNGSLTLELVNEKFWKVSRPLELCYAPTKDPK